A window of Acropora muricata isolate sample 2 chromosome 3, ASM3666990v1, whole genome shotgun sequence contains these coding sequences:
- the LOC136912242 gene encoding ubiquitin-conjugating enzyme E2 W-like, with product MAAWQRRLQKELIEIQKKPPPGMHLDTDSVSSNLATWIIHVDGAPGTLYDGEKFQLEFKFGSRYPFESPEVIFGGSNIPVHPHVYSNGHICLSILTDDWSPALSVESVCLSIVSMLSSCQEKKLPPDNNWYVKTCNKNPKKTRWWYHDDTV from the exons ATGGCGGCTTGGCAGAGGAGACTGCAAAAGGAGTTGATAGAAATTCAGAAAAAGCCTCCGCCTGGAATGCATTTAGACACTGACTCCGTCTCATCGAACCTTGCCAC ATGGATAATTCACGTAGACGGTGCTCCAG gtACTTTGTATGATGGAGAAAAATTTCAGCTTGAGTTTAAATTTGGATCCAGATATCCCTTTGAATCACCAGAG GTCATATTTGGAGGCTCCAACATTCCAGTTCATCCTCATGTTTATAGTAATGGACACATTTGCTTGTCAATTCTTACTGATGATTGGTCTCCAGCTCTTTCCGTGGAGTCAGTGTGTCTTAGTATTGTCAGCATGCTTAGTAGCTGTCAAGAAAAG aAACTTCCTCCAGATAATAACTGGTATGTAAAAACATGTAACAAAAATCCCAAGAAAACGAGATGGTGGTACCATG ATGACACTGTTTGA
- the LOC136912236 gene encoding uncharacterized protein isoform X2 translates to MLLLTSSGKLSYKNLSRMGNVHNSIPAIRRFVVRMFRNMRERRRNWRRRYEVEFTKLFYISSCVRQHVHCQPDGHLLRVVNDIEGKNEIEVEFTGTNFDQSLAFVIEPNDTNRPNTFRCCLDNQSYYLCADDRRIILRRAIDDIASKSAIGLEDTFKFRISKVTDIYSTISSEETKRFLLSDKYGNASMCSLSDETLGRDAWFQLLPREEGNICDCISITE, encoded by the exons ATGTTGTTGCTGACTTCTTCCGGTAAACTCAGCTATAAAAACCTATCAAGAATGGGAAATGTTCATAATTCCATTCCTGCTATCAGGCGTTTTGTGGTGAGAATGTTTAGGAACATGAGGGAG AGAAGGAGGAATTGGCGGCGAAGATATGAAGTAGAGTTTACAAAACTCTTTTACATCTCATCGTGTGTAAGGCAACACGTTCATTGCCAACCGGACGGACATCTGTTAAGAGTAGTCAATGACATTGAAgggaaaaatgaaattgaagtGGAATTCACTGGAACCAATTTTGACCAATCATTAG CATTCGTCATTGAACCGAATGACACAAACCGTCCGAACACCTTCAGATGCTGTCTGGACAATCAAAGCTACTATTTGTGTGCTGATGATCGCAGAATTATTTTG AGGAGGGCAATTGATGACATAGCCTCCAAGTCCGCCATTGGTCTCGAGGATACGTTCAAGTTTAGAATATCAAAGGTTACGGATATATACAGTACAATATCATCCGAAGAAACAAAACGGTTTCTTCTCAGCGACAAATACGGCAACGCATCAATGTGTTCCCTATCGGACGAAACACTTGGCAGGGATGCATGGTTTCAACTACTTCCACGGGAAGAAGGGAACATCTGTGACTGTATATCTATTACTG aataA
- the LOC136912236 gene encoding uncharacterized protein isoform X1 → MLLLTSSGKLSYKNLSRMGNVHNSIPAIRRFVVRMFRNMRERRRNWRRRYEVEFTKLFYISSCVRQHVHCQPDGHLLRVVNDIEGKNEIEVEFTGTNFDQSLAFVIEPNDTNRPNTFRCCLDNQSYYLCADDRRIILRRAIDDIASKSAIGLEDTFKFRISKVTDIYSTISSEETKRFLLSDKYGNASMCSLSDETLGRDAWFQLLPREEGNICDCISITGEDFHGEID, encoded by the exons ATGTTGTTGCTGACTTCTTCCGGTAAACTCAGCTATAAAAACCTATCAAGAATGGGAAATGTTCATAATTCCATTCCTGCTATCAGGCGTTTTGTGGTGAGAATGTTTAGGAACATGAGGGAG AGAAGGAGGAATTGGCGGCGAAGATATGAAGTAGAGTTTACAAAACTCTTTTACATCTCATCGTGTGTAAGGCAACACGTTCATTGCCAACCGGACGGACATCTGTTAAGAGTAGTCAATGACATTGAAgggaaaaatgaaattgaagtGGAATTCACTGGAACCAATTTTGACCAATCATTAG CATTCGTCATTGAACCGAATGACACAAACCGTCCGAACACCTTCAGATGCTGTCTGGACAATCAAAGCTACTATTTGTGTGCTGATGATCGCAGAATTATTTTG AGGAGGGCAATTGATGACATAGCCTCCAAGTCCGCCATTGGTCTCGAGGATACGTTCAAGTTTAGAATATCAAAGGTTACGGATATATACAGTACAATATCATCCGAAGAAACAAAACGGTTTCTTCTCAGCGACAAATACGGCAACGCATCAATGTGTTCCCTATCGGACGAAACACTTGGCAGGGATGCATGGTTTCAACTACTTCCACGGGAAGAAGGGAACATCTGTGACTGTATATCTATTACTGGTGAGGATTTTCACGGAGAGATCGATTGA